One Panicum virgatum strain AP13 chromosome 3N, P.virgatum_v5, whole genome shotgun sequence DNA segment encodes these proteins:
- the LOC120666633 gene encoding translocase of chloroplast 90, chloroplastic-like yields MMNFRDWISFRLGSSLLSARPFALSSGDDDGASQGDADGTTQNEFVETVSANRFPSNDTRMSEVTTNFNGGAVYPAPVQQDNDNKKSDPLMKVEALQIKFLRLVHRTGVPPSTDVVVQVLYRLQLANLIKAGESGARRTNLAINKARVIAAQQEAPGGPDLDLPLRILLLGKTGVGKSATINSIFDERKVPTDALVPATHRIKKIEGTIKGIRVTVIDTPGLMPHYLGQRRNRKILNSVQRYIKRSPPDIVLYFERLDHINSRYSDYPQLKLMTDILGSSMWFNTVLVMTHCSSSPPEGPDGYPLEYDTYTRYCKSVVQQHIQAAVSNTQLDNPVVLVDNHPMCRRNTKGERVLPNGQVWVSELLLLCGATKLLAEANSLLKFQDSFVLSQANNRLPSLPHLLSSLLKPNSSSSSDGIDSELTEMSDEEDEYDQLPPFRILKKSEYENLTNEQKSAYLDELDYRETLYLKKQWKEGIRRQKLTEVQNDEVADDYEEGASPEVVHMSDMEIPLSFDSDYHVHRYRHIITDDQLFRPVLDPQGWDHDIRFDAINFEASQELKKNVSAGIAGQMRKDKEDMYINSECSVSYSDQRGCSLIGGMDMQTASRDFLCTVHGDAKFRNLPWNTTGGVISVTKFGNKYFAGAKLEDSVTIGKRVQLVANAGRIAGCGQVAHGGGMEITARGKDYPVREESVTFSVTALSFEKETVIGANLQSDFRVGRGSKMSVGANLNSRYLGKLSIKTSTSDHAEIALIAVVSLIQFFRRGSGAADKGDQQFDTYLDD; encoded by the exons ATGATGAACTTCAGGGACTGGATCTCGTTCCGGCTCGGGTCGTCGCTGCTGTCTGCCAGGCCCTTCGCGCTCTCCTccggggacgacgacggcgcctcCCAGGGCGACGCTGATG GTACAACACAGAATGAGTTTGTAGAGACTGTTTCTGCCAATAGATTTCCTTCCAATGATACTCGGATGTCAGAGGTCACTACCAACTTTAATGGTGGTGCAGTTTATCCTGCCCCTGTTCAACAAGATAATGATAACAAGAAGTCAGATCCACTGATGAAAGTTGAGGCGCTTCAAATCAAGTTTCTGCGGTTAGTACACAGGACCGGAGTGCCTCCCAGTACTGATGTAGTTGTGCAGGTACTGTACAGATTGCAGCTTGCAAACTTGATTAAAGCTGGTGAATCAGGTGCCAGGAGAACCAACCTCGCTATCAACAAAGCCAGGGTGATAGCAGCACAGCAAGAAGCACCGGGTGGGCCTGATCTGGACCTCCCCTTGCGGATTCTTCTCCTGGGAAAGACTGGTGTAGGAAAGAGTGCCACAATCAATTCGATTTTTGATGAAAGAAAGGTTCCTACTGATGCACTAGTTCCTGCTACTCATAGGATAAAAAAGATTGAAGGAACAATCAAAGGAATAAGAGTCACAGTTATCGACACACCTGGCCTGATGCCTCATTACCTTGGCCAACGGAGAAACAGGAAGATTCTGAACTCTGTCCAGCGCTACATTAAGCGATCCCCACCTGATATCGTCTTATACTTTGAGCGACTGGACCATATTAACAGCAGATACAGTGATTACCCGCAGCTGAAGCTTATGACTGACATCTTGGGTTCTTCAATGTGGTTCAATACTGTCCTTGTTATGACTCACTGTTCCTCATCTCCTCCTGAAGGGCCAGATGGTTATCCTTTAGAATATGACACCTACACTCGTTACTGCAAGAGTGTGGTGCAGCAGCATATCCAGGCAGCAGTTTCCAACACTCAGCTAGATAATCCTGTTGTTCTGGTAGACAATCATCCTATGTGCAGACGAAACACCAAAGGTGAAAGAGTTTTACCAAATGGGCAGGTATGGGTATCagaactgctgctgctgtgtggggCAACTAAGTTGCTGGCCGAAGCAAATTCCTTGCTTAAGTTTCAAGATAGCTTCGTACTGTCACAGGCAAATAACAGGCTTCCTTCACTGCCTCATCTTCTTTCTTCACTCCTTAAGCCTAATTCTTCATCAAGTTCGGATGGTATTGACAGTGAATTGACAGAAATGTCGGATGAGGAGGATGAATATGATCAACTACCACCCTTCCGCATTCTGAAGAAATCTGAATAtgaaaatttgacaaatgaacaAAAGTCTGCATATCTTGATGAACTGGACTACCGCGAGACTTTGTACCTAAAGAAACAATGGAAGGAGGGAATCAGAAGGCAAAAGCTTACTGAAGTGCAAAATGATGAAGTTGCAGATGATTATGAAGAGGGTGCATCCCCAGAGGTTGTGCACATGTCAGATATGGAAATTCCACTAAGTTTTGACTCTGATTACCATGTGCATCGCTACCGCCACATCATCACAGATGATCAGTTGTTCAGACCAGTTTTGGATCCCCAAGGCTGGGACCATGATATTAGGTTTGATGCAATCAATTTTGAAGCGTCTCAAGAGTTGAAAAAGAATGTCTCTGCGGGAATTGCAGGTCAGATGAGAAAGGACAAAGAAGACATGTATATCAATTCAGAATGTTCAGTAAGTTATTCTGATCAGAGGGGCTGCTCCTTGATCGGGGGTATGGATATGCAAACGGCGAGCAGAGATTTTCTTTGTACTGTTCATGGGGATGCCAAGTTCCGCAATTTGCCTTGGAACACTACTGGAGGTGTCATTTCTGTTACTAAGTTTGGCAACAAGTACTTTGCCGGGGCCAAGTTAGAAGACTCTGTTACCATTGGGAAGCGAGTTCAACTGGTAGCCAATGCTGGTAGAATTGCTGGCTGTGGACAAGTGGCACATGGAGGTGGCATGGAGATAACTGCACGGGGGAAAGATTACCCTGTGAGGGAAGAGAGCGTCACATTTTCTGTCACCGCTCTGTCATTCGAAAAAGAAACTGTAATTGGGGCCAACCTTCAGTCAGACTTCCGAGTGGGCCGTGGATCGAAAATGTCAGTCGGCGCTAACCTAAACAGTAGATACTTAGGCAAGCTCAGCATCAAGACCAGCACGTCAGACCATGCTGAGATAGCTCTCATAGCAGTTGTCTCGTTGATCCAGTTCTTTAGGAGAGGATCCGGAGCAGCGGATAAAGGCGACCAGCAGTTTGACACCTACCTGGACGACTAG
- the LOC120666634 gene encoding protein SUPPRESSOR OF GENE SILENCING 3 homolog isoform X1 has product MSGSGDRRGGGPPGPDAGWETIGKKSKKPAQPAGRQWAPSGSTNAAPNAAWSAWGGNGSSHTPGTSWVQSADRGAANRGNPRPPPQTKAMERELQAPRPFVTPPLANGWQWQSRSRPSGSEGARDDIPTPGGDPEVEDVNCNDSSDDDDDLSDDVSDDDSDASEKSFETRKMNKWFKGFFEVLDTLSVEQINEQARQWHCPACKNGPGAIDWYKGLQPLMTHARTKGSTRVKLHRELAALLEEELSRRGTSVVPAGEQFGKWKGLRESTDREIVWPPMVIVMNTLLEKDDDDKWKGMGNQELLDYFGEYAATKARHSYGPAGHRGISVLIFESSAVGYMEAERLHRHFITQGTDRNTWQLRRVPFVPGGKRQLYGFLANREDMESFNKHCQGKTRLKYEMRSYSEMVVIPMKQMSEDNQQLNYLKNKVVKTEQRSKAVEETLGVVTQRLRETMEENQFVRDKAKEKHLEYEQEMKYQEEFFHNQIESIHKITEAKEKEFEKLLQEERAKARHFDVESGTTEDRRLRKEHVQKFIDGQVKDVAEFEAERDDLIKAHEEKKMKLKKEYMEKELELEKELDAALTGLMEKHKPDTFQASSS; this is encoded by the exons ATGTCTGGCTCCGGCGatcgtcgcggcggcgggcctcctGGCCCCG ATGCTGGCTGGGAAACCATTGGTAAGAAGTCCAAGAAACCAGCGCAACCAGCTGGGAGACAGTGGGCACCATCGGGTTCCACAAATGCTGCACCTAACGCAGCATGGTCAGCATGGGGTGGCAATGGTTCGTCACACACTCCTGGAACCAGTTGGGTTCAATCTGCAGATCGCGGTGCTGCTAACAGAGGCAATCCAAGACCACCACCACAAACAAAGGCTATGGAAAGAGAACTGCAAGCACCACGCCCTTTTGTGACTCCACCTCTGGCCAACGGTTGGCAGTGGCAATCCAGGTCTCGTCCATCTGGTTCTGAAGGTGCGAGGGATGATATTCCAACACCTGGTGGTGACCCTGAGGTTGAGGATGTCAATTGCAATGATtcatccgatgatgatgatgatttgaGCGATGATGTCAGTGATGATGATTCTGATGCTAGTGAGAAAAGTTTTGAGACTCGAAAAATGAACAAGTGGTTCAAAGGTTTCTTTGAAGTCTTGGATACATTGAGTGTCGAACAGATAAATGAACAGGCTAGGCAATGGCATTGTCCAGCATGCAAAAATGGACCTGGGGCGATTGACTGGTACAAAGGGCTGCAGCCTTTGATGACTCATGCTAGAACAAAGGGTTCTACAAGGGTTAAGCTTCACCGAGAATTGGCTGCATTGCTGGAAGAGGAGCTATCTCGCAGGGGTACTTCGGTGGTACCAGCTGGTGAACAGTTCGGGAAATGGAAAGGACTGCGAGAAAGCACTGATCGTGAGATTGTGTGGCCACCAATGGTTATTGTCATGAATACCTTGTTGGAAAAAGACGACGATGATAAG TGGAAGGGCATGGGGAACCAAGAGCTCCTCGATTATTTCGGTGAATATGCAGCGACTAAAGCACGTCATTCCTATGGTCCTGCTGGGCACCGTGGGATAAGTGTGTTAATATTTGAAAGCTCGGCTGTTGGCTATATGGAGGCGGAACGTCTGCATAGGCACTTTATTACGCAAGGTACAGACAGAAATACATGGCAGCTCCGCCGGGTTCCATTCGTTCCTGGTGGGAAAAGACAATTATATGGTTTCTTAGCAAACAGAGAGGATATGGAGTCGTTCAACAAACACTGCCAAG GGAAAACCCGACTGAAATATGAGATGAGGTCTTACAGTGAGATGGTGGTGATTCCAATGAAACAGATGAGTGAGGACAACCAGCAACTGAATTATCTGAAGAACAAGGTGGTTAAGACAGAGCAACGCTCTAAAGCAGTTGAAGAAACCTTGGGTGTTGTTACTCAAAGGCTTCGTGAGACTATGGAAGAGAATCAATTTGTCAGGGATAAAGCCAAAGAGAAGCACTTGGAGTATGAGCAAGAG ATGAAATACCAGGAGGAATTTTTCCATAATCAAATTGAGAGTATTCACAAGATCACAGAGGCCAAAGAAAAGGAGTTTGAAAAGTTGCTGCAGGAGGAACGTGCAAAGGCTAGGCACTTTGATGTGGAGTCTGGAACTACTGAAGATCGAAGGCTAAG GAAGGAACATGTGCAGAAGTTTATCGATGGCCAGGTTAAGGATGTGGCAGAGTTTGAGGCTGAACGGGATGACTTGATCAAAGCCCAcgaggagaagaagatgaagctgAAGAAAGAGTACATGGAGAAGGAGCTGGAGCTTGAGAAGGAGCTCGATGCTGCCCTGACAGGCCTGATGGAGAAGCACAAGCCGGACACCTTCCAGGCCTCCAGCTCGTGA
- the LOC120666634 gene encoding protein SUPPRESSOR OF GENE SILENCING 3 homolog isoform X2, with protein MSGSGDRRGGGPPGPDAGWETIGKKSKKPAQPAGRQWAPSGSTNAAPNAAWSAWGGNGSSHTPGTSWVQSADRGAANRGNPRPPPQTKAMERELQAPRPFVTPPLANGWQWQSRSRPSGSEGARDDIPTPGGDPEVEDVNCNDSSDDDDDLSDDVSDDDSDASEKSFETRKMNKWFKGFFEVLDTLSVEQINEQARQWHCPACKNGPGAIDWYKGLQPLMTHARTKGSTRVKLHRELAALLEEELSRRGTSVVPAGEQFGKWKGLRESTDREIVWPPMVIVMNTLLEKDDDDKWKGMGNQELLDYFGEYAATKARHSYGPAGHRGISVLIFESSAVGYMEAERLHRHFITQGTDRNTWQLRRVPFVPGGKRQLYGFLANREDMESFNKHCQGKTRLKYEMRSYSEMVVIPMKQMSEDNQQLNYLKNKVVKTEQRSKAVEETLGVVTQRLRETMEENQFVRDKAKEKHLEYEQEMKYQEEFFHNQIESIHKITEAKEKEFEKLLQEERAKARHFDVESGTTEDRRLRKEQCQLLFSILSPCCHVQEGTCAEVYRWPG; from the exons ATGTCTGGCTCCGGCGatcgtcgcggcggcgggcctcctGGCCCCG ATGCTGGCTGGGAAACCATTGGTAAGAAGTCCAAGAAACCAGCGCAACCAGCTGGGAGACAGTGGGCACCATCGGGTTCCACAAATGCTGCACCTAACGCAGCATGGTCAGCATGGGGTGGCAATGGTTCGTCACACACTCCTGGAACCAGTTGGGTTCAATCTGCAGATCGCGGTGCTGCTAACAGAGGCAATCCAAGACCACCACCACAAACAAAGGCTATGGAAAGAGAACTGCAAGCACCACGCCCTTTTGTGACTCCACCTCTGGCCAACGGTTGGCAGTGGCAATCCAGGTCTCGTCCATCTGGTTCTGAAGGTGCGAGGGATGATATTCCAACACCTGGTGGTGACCCTGAGGTTGAGGATGTCAATTGCAATGATtcatccgatgatgatgatgatttgaGCGATGATGTCAGTGATGATGATTCTGATGCTAGTGAGAAAAGTTTTGAGACTCGAAAAATGAACAAGTGGTTCAAAGGTTTCTTTGAAGTCTTGGATACATTGAGTGTCGAACAGATAAATGAACAGGCTAGGCAATGGCATTGTCCAGCATGCAAAAATGGACCTGGGGCGATTGACTGGTACAAAGGGCTGCAGCCTTTGATGACTCATGCTAGAACAAAGGGTTCTACAAGGGTTAAGCTTCACCGAGAATTGGCTGCATTGCTGGAAGAGGAGCTATCTCGCAGGGGTACTTCGGTGGTACCAGCTGGTGAACAGTTCGGGAAATGGAAAGGACTGCGAGAAAGCACTGATCGTGAGATTGTGTGGCCACCAATGGTTATTGTCATGAATACCTTGTTGGAAAAAGACGACGATGATAAG TGGAAGGGCATGGGGAACCAAGAGCTCCTCGATTATTTCGGTGAATATGCAGCGACTAAAGCACGTCATTCCTATGGTCCTGCTGGGCACCGTGGGATAAGTGTGTTAATATTTGAAAGCTCGGCTGTTGGCTATATGGAGGCGGAACGTCTGCATAGGCACTTTATTACGCAAGGTACAGACAGAAATACATGGCAGCTCCGCCGGGTTCCATTCGTTCCTGGTGGGAAAAGACAATTATATGGTTTCTTAGCAAACAGAGAGGATATGGAGTCGTTCAACAAACACTGCCAAG GGAAAACCCGACTGAAATATGAGATGAGGTCTTACAGTGAGATGGTGGTGATTCCAATGAAACAGATGAGTGAGGACAACCAGCAACTGAATTATCTGAAGAACAAGGTGGTTAAGACAGAGCAACGCTCTAAAGCAGTTGAAGAAACCTTGGGTGTTGTTACTCAAAGGCTTCGTGAGACTATGGAAGAGAATCAATTTGTCAGGGATAAAGCCAAAGAGAAGCACTTGGAGTATGAGCAAGAG ATGAAATACCAGGAGGAATTTTTCCATAATCAAATTGAGAGTATTCACAAGATCACAGAGGCCAAAGAAAAGGAGTTTGAAAAGTTGCTGCAGGAGGAACGTGCAAAGGCTAGGCACTTTGATGTGGAGTCTGGAACTACTGAAGATCGAAGGCTAAG GAAGGAACAATGTCAATTGCTGTTTTCCATTCTCAGTCCCTGCTGTCATGTGCAGGAAGGAACATGTGCAGAAGTTTATCGATGGCCAGGTTAA
- the LOC120667152 gene encoding circumsporozoite protein-like: MRPEAGYIYVGVSHKGHVSKPPVPEEPEANRLHGEAVKKKKDAAKDAATRKRERKEMHARECKIAEAEGAPRPATLETTEEEDSSDVELNFSDDDEVATGVGSPPVYRGAGGEGSTVMLGKATLALGSLVDPPPARAEQRSPTPAAGQRLPASTAGRRSSTPVTGQRSPPPATGRRTSAPTVSTGGRGSAASAETPVQTASKRQADPRAVPLGQSSGGVNVPRAGGAAWASAA, translated from the exons atgcgccccgaggcggGGTACATTTATGTG GGGGTGAGCCACAAGGGTCATGTTTCGAAGCCCCCAGTCCCGGAGGAACCCGAAGCCAACCGCCTGCATggagaggcggtgaagaagaagaaggatgcggcgAAAGATGCCGCCAccaggaagagggagaggaaggagatgcACGCTAGAGAGTGCAAGATTGCGGAAGCGGAGGGTGCTCCGCGGCCCGCCACGCTTGAGaccaccgaggaggaggactccTCGGATGTGGAGCTCAATTTCTCGGATGACGACGAGGTGGCGACGGGCGTGGGTTCCCCGCCGGTCTATCGAGGGGCTGGCGGCGAGGGCTCAACGGTGATGCTAGGCAAGGCGACGCTTGCATTGGGATCGTTGGTGGATCCGCCCCCGGCGAGGGCGGAGcagaggtcgcccacgccggcagcGGGTCAGAGGTTGCCCGCGTCGACAGCAGGCAGGAGGTCGTCCACGCCCGTGACAGGGCAGAGGTCGCCCCCGCCTGCGACGGGTAGGAGGACATCCGCACCTACGGTGTCGACGGGCGGCAGAGGGTCCGCGGCGAGTGCGGAGACGCCCGTGCAGACGGCCTCCAAGCGCCAGGCCGACCCGAGGGCGGTGCCCTTGGGTCAGTCTTCGGGAGGTGTCAATGTGCCACGGGCCGGAGGAGCAGCAtgggcaagcgcagcatga